The following proteins come from a genomic window of Spongiibacter tropicus DSM 19543:
- the pabC gene encoding aminodeoxychorismate lyase, with protein MSALLNGRPCTSALPNNRATAYGDGVFETLRVDANGVLWIDEHLQRLAQGAARLGLWIDIPALHREIAEILVDVVAPTVLKIQCYRRAGGRGYFGAEREAERLLSLWPLPGNTCWATGARLMLCQTRLAENPALAGIKHCNRLEQVLAAAELARSGCDEGLMLDGSGCLVEGTRSNLFVVKDGALMTPSLARSGVAGIMRKKIIEWASGHGVDCREGRLGPSALPKADEVFVCNSVFGIWPVTAVGCVSLPVGELCRTLQREFDSQFHA; from the coding sequence TTGAGCGCCCTGCTAAATGGTCGTCCCTGTACATCTGCCTTGCCAAACAATCGCGCAACCGCCTACGGCGACGGTGTTTTTGAAACCCTGAGGGTGGATGCCAATGGGGTTCTCTGGATAGATGAGCATCTCCAGCGTCTTGCTCAAGGGGCGGCGCGTCTGGGGCTGTGGATCGACATCCCGGCGCTTCACCGAGAGATCGCTGAAATCCTGGTGGATGTCGTTGCGCCAACGGTGCTAAAAATCCAGTGTTATCGCCGTGCCGGCGGGCGTGGGTACTTCGGTGCTGAGCGGGAAGCCGAGCGCTTGTTGTCGCTGTGGCCGCTCCCCGGTAATACCTGTTGGGCTACGGGGGCACGGCTAATGCTCTGCCAGACGCGGCTGGCAGAGAACCCTGCGCTGGCTGGCATAAAGCACTGCAACCGCCTGGAGCAGGTCCTTGCGGCTGCGGAATTAGCGCGCAGTGGCTGCGACGAGGGGCTGATGTTGGATGGTTCTGGCTGCCTCGTCGAGGGAACGCGAAGTAATCTGTTCGTGGTCAAAGACGGAGCGCTGATGACGCCATCACTGGCACGCAGTGGTGTCGCGGGTATTATGCGCAAGAAAATTATCGAGTGGGCGAGTGGCCATGGCGTCGACTGTCGCGAGGGGCGGCTGGGTCCCAGTGCTTTGCCCAAGGCCGACGAAGTGTTTGTCTGCAACAGCGTGTTCGGTATTTGGCCGGTGACGGCGGTGGGCTGTGTGTCCCTTCCGGTCGGTGAGTTATGCCGGACATTGCAACGGGAGTTTGATTCGCAGTTTCATGCTTAG
- the fabF gene encoding beta-ketoacyl-ACP synthase II, with protein MSKRRVVVTGMGMVSPLGNSMDESWKNILDGRSGVGVLDSFDVSAFSTQIGASIKDFSVDEYMSAKEAKRFDPFIHYGIAAAEQALADAGVTITEENAPRFGTAIGSGIGGIGLIENSRMIIEKSGPRKLSPFTVPGAIINMVAGLMAIRHNLQGPSIAITTACTTGTHNIGMAARMIAYGDADAMLVGGAEMATTPVGLGGFAAARAMSTRNDDPQAASRPWDKGRDGFVLGDGAGMLVLEELESARRRGARIYAELQGFGMSCDAFHMTSPPEDGRGALAAMRAALNDAALSADKLDYINAHGTSTVAGDVAESRAIEQLMGSAASQVAVSSTKSMVGHLLGAAGAVEAIFSVLAIRDQVAPPTINLDDPDDGCHLNYVPNNAQPRDIRYSMSNSFGFGGTNGSLLFAKLDD; from the coding sequence ATGTCAAAGCGTAGAGTCGTCGTGACGGGTATGGGGATGGTCAGCCCACTCGGCAATTCAATGGATGAGAGCTGGAAGAACATACTGGATGGGCGCAGTGGTGTTGGTGTTCTCGACAGCTTTGATGTGTCAGCCTTTTCGACGCAGATTGGCGCGTCGATTAAGGATTTCAGCGTCGATGAGTATATGTCGGCAAAGGAAGCCAAGCGTTTTGACCCCTTCATACACTACGGGATTGCTGCAGCGGAACAAGCGTTAGCTGATGCTGGAGTTACAATCACCGAGGAAAATGCGCCGCGCTTTGGTACGGCTATTGGCTCGGGTATTGGCGGTATCGGATTGATTGAAAACAGCCGCATGATTATTGAGAAAAGCGGTCCCCGCAAGCTGTCACCATTTACCGTGCCTGGTGCCATTATCAACATGGTGGCGGGTTTGATGGCCATTCGCCATAACCTGCAGGGACCGAGCATAGCGATTACCACTGCCTGCACGACGGGCACCCACAATATCGGCATGGCCGCCCGGATGATTGCCTACGGCGATGCCGATGCCATGTTGGTTGGTGGCGCGGAAATGGCCACCACCCCCGTGGGCCTGGGTGGCTTTGCCGCGGCGCGTGCGATGTCCACACGCAACGATGACCCTCAGGCGGCAAGCCGTCCCTGGGATAAAGGCCGCGATGGATTTGTGCTGGGGGATGGCGCTGGCATGCTGGTGCTTGAGGAGCTGGAATCTGCTCGCCGGCGTGGCGCGCGAATCTATGCGGAACTGCAGGGCTTCGGGATGAGCTGTGATGCCTTCCACATGACGTCGCCACCGGAAGATGGTCGTGGCGCACTGGCTGCTATGCGTGCTGCCCTCAATGATGCCGCCTTGAGTGCGGACAAGCTTGACTATATCAATGCTCACGGTACCTCGACGGTGGCGGGGGATGTTGCGGAAAGTCGAGCGATAGAGCAGTTGATGGGAAGTGCTGCCAGTCAGGTGGCTGTGAGTTCGACGAAGTCCATGGTTGGACACCTGCTGGGGGCTGCGGGTGCGGTCGAGGCTATTTTCTCGGTGTTGGCGATTCGCGATCAGGTGGCGCCGCCGACGATTAATCTCGATGATCCGGATGACGGTTGTCATTTGAACTATGTGCCCAACAATGCGCAGCCTCGTGACATCCGCTATAGCATGTCCAACTCCTTCGGCTTTGGCGGCACCAATGGCAGCTTGCTGTTTGCAAAGCTTGATGACTGA
- the acpP gene encoding acyl carrier protein, with protein MSSIEERVKKIVAEQLGVKEDDVQESASFVEDLGADSLDTVELVMALEEEFETEIPDEEAEKITTVKLAIDYIKENLQ; from the coding sequence ATGAGTAGCATTGAAGAACGCGTCAAGAAAATTGTGGCAGAGCAACTCGGTGTTAAGGAAGACGACGTTCAGGAGTCTGCCTCTTTTGTAGAAGATCTGGGCGCAGATTCTCTGGATACCGTTGAGCTGGTAATGGCCCTCGAAGAGGAATTCGAAACTGAGATTCCTGATGAAGAAGCCGAGAAAATCACTACCGTGAAGCTGGCTATCGATTACATCAAAGAAAACCTGCAGTAA
- the fabG gene encoding 3-oxoacyl-ACP reductase FabG produces the protein MSEKVALVTGASRGIGKAIALELGKAGMTVVGTATSESGAQAISERFAEHGVAGTGMALDVSSSESVDAVLKAIAEQYGPVTVLVNNAGITKDNIMMRMKEDEWFDVIDTNLNSLYRIAKASLRGMTKARWGRIINISSVVGSMGNAGQANYAAAKAGMDGFTRALAREIGSRGITVNSVAPGFIDTDMTKKLPDEQRDALKGQIPLQRLGEPEEIASVVAFLAGDAGGYITGETIHVNGGMYMA, from the coding sequence ATGAGCGAAAAAGTTGCACTGGTCACGGGTGCCAGCCGGGGAATTGGTAAAGCGATCGCCCTTGAGTTGGGCAAGGCGGGGATGACCGTCGTGGGAACGGCAACGTCTGAATCAGGTGCGCAGGCGATTAGCGAGCGCTTTGCCGAGCATGGTGTGGCGGGTACAGGAATGGCGCTGGATGTGTCGTCTTCTGAGTCGGTTGACGCGGTGCTGAAGGCGATTGCAGAACAGTATGGTCCGGTAACCGTGCTGGTCAATAACGCCGGTATTACCAAGGACAACATTATGATGCGTATGAAAGAGGACGAGTGGTTCGATGTCATCGACACCAATCTCAACTCTCTTTACCGCATCGCCAAGGCATCACTGCGTGGCATGACCAAAGCCCGCTGGGGAAGAATCATCAATATCAGCTCTGTTGTGGGTTCTATGGGGAACGCGGGGCAGGCCAACTATGCTGCGGCGAAAGCCGGTATGGATGGATTTACCCGCGCTTTGGCACGGGAAATTGGTTCGCGTGGCATAACAGTAAACAGCGTGGCGCCGGGCTTTATCGATACCGATATGACTAAAAAATTGCCTGACGAGCAGCGCGATGCTCTTAAGGGGCAAATTCCCTTGCAGCGCCTGGGTGAGCCTGAAGAGATTGCGTCGGTGGTGGCCTTTCTCGCTGGTGATGCCGGTGGCTACATTACAGGTGAAACCATTCATGTGAATGGCGGGATGTATATGGCGTAA
- the fabD gene encoding ACP S-malonyltransferase: MEAQKLAFVFPGQGSQKVGMLAELGEAYSSVKQTFAEASEALGYDMWELVQQGEQSQLNMTETTQPVLLTSSVAVWRLWQAQGGLQPTIMAGHSLGEFSALVCAGALDFADAVKLVRARGQFMQTAVPVGEGAMAAVLGLEDAQIEEICAAAEGVVEAVNYNSPGQVVIAGHTAAVEATIEKLKEAGAKRAMLLPVSAPFHTSLMRPAGEKLEQALAELTVNPPVIPVVHNVHAQTESDPAKIKALLTEQIYSAVKWVSCVEAMTEVGVECTLECGPGKVLSGLNKRIQKSLTCLNVDSPETLDAALAAVSQ, translated from the coding sequence ATGGAAGCACAAAAACTGGCGTTTGTTTTTCCCGGTCAGGGTTCACAGAAAGTGGGCATGCTGGCTGAGCTCGGAGAGGCCTATTCCAGCGTGAAGCAAACATTTGCCGAAGCCTCTGAGGCTTTGGGTTATGACATGTGGGAGCTGGTTCAGCAGGGCGAGCAGTCTCAGCTGAACATGACCGAGACTACCCAGCCCGTTCTGCTCACTTCCAGTGTGGCCGTTTGGCGCCTTTGGCAGGCACAGGGCGGCTTGCAGCCGACAATTATGGCTGGGCACAGCTTGGGTGAATTCTCCGCACTGGTTTGCGCTGGTGCGCTCGACTTTGCTGATGCGGTCAAGTTGGTGCGGGCCCGCGGGCAGTTCATGCAAACGGCTGTGCCAGTGGGAGAAGGGGCGATGGCCGCAGTTCTGGGGTTGGAGGATGCGCAAATCGAAGAAATTTGTGCAGCCGCCGAGGGCGTGGTTGAAGCGGTAAACTATAACTCTCCGGGTCAGGTGGTTATTGCGGGGCACACTGCAGCGGTTGAGGCAACGATTGAAAAGCTCAAGGAAGCCGGTGCCAAGCGGGCCATGCTGTTGCCGGTCAGTGCACCTTTCCATACCTCATTGATGCGGCCTGCAGGTGAAAAGCTCGAACAAGCGCTGGCGGAGTTGACCGTTAACCCACCTGTCATTCCCGTGGTCCACAATGTGCATGCACAGACTGAAAGCGACCCTGCAAAAATTAAGGCCCTGCTTACCGAGCAGATATACAGCGCCGTGAAGTGGGTGAGCTGCGTTGAGGCGATGACTGAAGTAGGGGTGGAATGCACGCTCGAATGTGGGCCGGGTAAGGTGTTGAGTGGCCTCAATAAACGGATTCAGAAGTCGCTGACATGCCTGAACGTCGACAGTCCGGAGACTCTCGATGCGGCGCTGGCAGCCGTTTCTCAGTAA
- the plsX gene encoding phosphate acyltransferase PlsX translates to MASLRLAVDAMGGDVGLRSTIPASILALNENSQLHITLVGDEPAIRQQLEKARFDSPRLTVHHAPDVVPMDEKPAQALRSRPQSSMAVALELLRDGKVGGVLSAGNTGALVAMSCIIVQRLEGVRRPAICAAIPADNHHTYMLDLGANVQCGAEELRQFAVMGSALASSIDGLESPRLGLLNIGEELIKGTPVLQETAQMLEGDAALNYIGFIEGGDIFSARVDVVVCDGFVGNIALKVSEGTASYIGRTLREELLSTWRGRLISLLLLPVINRFQRRHDPRYYNGAVLLGLRGLVVKSHGGSDAKGFLAAIRHTSKAMKQELPARIAHQLRDMPVLPT, encoded by the coding sequence GTGGCATCACTGCGACTCGCTGTTGATGCAATGGGCGGAGACGTCGGTCTCCGCTCAACTATCCCTGCCTCTATTCTCGCGCTGAACGAGAATTCACAACTTCATATCACCCTGGTTGGCGACGAGCCTGCAATCCGGCAGCAGCTTGAGAAAGCGCGCTTTGATTCCCCGCGCCTTACGGTTCATCACGCCCCTGACGTGGTGCCGATGGATGAAAAACCTGCTCAGGCATTGCGCTCGCGACCTCAGTCTTCAATGGCTGTGGCCCTTGAATTATTGAGAGATGGCAAAGTAGGAGGCGTGCTGAGTGCCGGCAACACCGGCGCGCTAGTGGCAATGAGCTGTATTATCGTTCAGCGATTGGAAGGTGTGAGGCGGCCCGCAATCTGCGCTGCTATTCCCGCTGACAATCACCACACCTATATGCTTGACTTGGGCGCCAATGTACAGTGCGGAGCCGAAGAGCTTCGGCAGTTTGCCGTGATGGGCAGTGCGCTGGCATCGTCAATAGATGGCCTTGAGTCGCCGCGCCTGGGCCTGCTGAACATCGGTGAAGAGCTGATCAAAGGAACGCCGGTATTGCAGGAGACGGCGCAGATGCTGGAAGGCGATGCCGCGCTCAATTACATTGGGTTTATAGAGGGTGGTGATATTTTTAGTGCCAGGGTGGATGTTGTCGTCTGCGATGGTTTTGTGGGAAATATCGCACTGAAAGTCAGCGAAGGAACGGCATCCTATATCGGGCGCACATTGCGTGAAGAGTTGCTCAGTACTTGGCGCGGCCGCCTCATTTCCCTGCTGCTATTGCCGGTGATTAACCGCTTTCAACGCCGTCATGACCCCCGTTATTACAACGGCGCGGTGTTGCTCGGCTTGCGGGGGCTGGTAGTGAAAAGCCATGGTGGCAGCGATGCAAAGGGTTTTCTGGCCGCAATCCGGCACACAAGTAAAGCCATGAAGCAGGAATTGCCTGCGCGGATTGCCCATCAATTGCGGGACATGCCGGTCCTGCCGACATAA
- the rpmF gene encoding 50S ribosomal protein L32: protein MAVQKSKKTRSRRGMRRSHDALSSAALSVDQTSGEKHLRHNVTADGFFRGRKVVAGKDD from the coding sequence ATGGCTGTTCAGAAAAGCAAAAAGACCCGTTCTCGTCGCGGTATGCGTCGGTCTCACGATGCACTGTCCAGCGCAGCGCTGTCTGTTGATCAGACTAGCGGAGAGAAGCACCTGCGTCACAATGTTACTGCGGACGGTTTCTTCCGTGGCCGTAAAGTAGTCGCTGGTAAAGACGACTGA
- a CDS encoding YceD family protein encodes MQNQPLPKQIDARKLCATTANIRAQASVSTLPRFAAGLASDRGEVTVDIRLYREEQGFYRIDGKAVASVDVFCQRCLQPMPVEIVAEFALAIVWTEEQAKALPKSLDPVILGEELLELDELLQDELIISTPFVNYHDKRECAADAPVDYPAPEGAGSEEKGESPFSVLGSLKPRD; translated from the coding sequence ATGCAAAACCAGCCCCTGCCCAAGCAGATTGATGCGCGGAAGTTATGCGCAACCACTGCGAATATTCGTGCTCAGGCAAGTGTGAGTACATTGCCGCGTTTTGCGGCCGGGCTAGCCTCGGATCGAGGTGAAGTGACGGTCGATATTCGTTTGTATCGTGAAGAGCAGGGGTTTTACCGTATCGATGGCAAAGCGGTAGCAAGTGTTGATGTGTTCTGTCAGCGCTGCCTTCAGCCGATGCCAGTCGAGATAGTTGCAGAGTTTGCATTGGCGATTGTCTGGACCGAAGAGCAAGCCAAGGCGCTGCCAAAATCACTGGATCCGGTGATTCTGGGAGAAGAATTGCTTGAGCTGGATGAACTGCTGCAGGATGAATTAATTATCAGCACGCCGTTCGTCAACTACCATGATAAGCGTGAATGTGCAGCCGATGCACCTGTCGATTACCCCGCGCCGGAAGGCGCCGGAAGTGAAGAAAAGGGTGAGTCACCGTTTTCTGTGCTGGGGTCGTTAAAGCCCCGAGATTAA
- a CDS encoding Maf family protein, whose product MTTPFPTLILASASPYRKQLLERLGLDIECHPANVDESPLPNETPHQLAGRLASNKARTVGAQHEEAWIIGSDQVAELDGCALGKPGNATKAAEQLRNCSGKTVVFHTGLSLFRHSDAREHHCVERYAVTFRPLSDEQIERYVTAEPAFDCAGSFKMEGLGISLFSALSGRDPNNLIGLPLIRLINFLNKEGYTLP is encoded by the coding sequence ATGACCACCCCCTTTCCCACCCTCATTCTCGCTTCTGCCTCCCCTTACAGGAAACAACTGCTGGAGCGACTGGGTTTGGACATTGAGTGTCACCCGGCCAATGTAGACGAAAGCCCTCTGCCGAATGAAACACCCCACCAGCTCGCGGGCCGCCTTGCCTCCAACAAGGCAAGAACCGTTGGCGCGCAACATGAAGAAGCGTGGATAATCGGCAGCGACCAGGTGGCAGAATTGGACGGCTGCGCACTGGGCAAACCAGGCAACGCAACAAAAGCCGCCGAGCAGCTGCGCAACTGCTCCGGCAAAACCGTTGTTTTCCATACAGGACTCAGCCTGTTTCGCCACAGCGACGCGCGGGAACACCACTGCGTAGAGCGCTATGCCGTCACCTTTCGCCCCCTGAGCGACGAACAGATAGAGCGATACGTTACCGCTGAACCGGCTTTTGACTGCGCAGGCAGTTTCAAAATGGAAGGACTCGGGATTAGCCTGTTCAGCGCATTAAGCGGCCGCGACCCCAACAACCTCATCGGCCTGCCACTCATCCGGCTTATCAACTTTCTTAATAAAGAAGGCTATACCTTACCTTGA
- a CDS encoding HAD family hydrolase yields the protein MLLIFDWDGTLMDSADKIVRCMRAAAIERQLEPLEAEAIHNIIGLELGVAIGQLYPELGLAGVELMRAAYSRQFVEADQIPCSFFAGVGDGLVRLHAAGHTLCVATGKSRKGLNRVFSYLPEAALFAGSRCADETASKPHPLMLQELCGQFSVSPHEALMVGDTEYDLEMASKVGMPSIGVSYGAHAPERLLRWSPLRVVDQFAELVAYLEASRSR from the coding sequence ATGCTGCTGATTTTTGACTGGGATGGCACGCTGATGGACTCAGCGGACAAAATTGTGCGCTGTATGCGCGCCGCCGCTATCGAGCGGCAGTTGGAGCCCCTTGAGGCGGAAGCAATCCACAATATTATCGGGCTTGAGCTCGGCGTGGCGATCGGCCAGCTTTATCCTGAGCTGGGGCTGGCAGGGGTGGAGCTGATGCGAGCAGCCTATTCCCGGCAGTTTGTTGAGGCGGATCAGATACCCTGCTCATTTTTTGCGGGGGTTGGCGACGGCTTGGTGAGGTTGCATGCGGCCGGGCACACACTCTGTGTTGCCACTGGGAAAAGCCGCAAGGGGTTGAATCGTGTGTTTTCCTATTTGCCAGAGGCGGCGCTGTTTGCAGGCAGTCGCTGTGCTGATGAAACAGCGTCCAAGCCACATCCGCTGATGTTGCAGGAGTTGTGCGGCCAGTTCTCGGTGTCGCCACATGAGGCATTGATGGTGGGTGATACGGAGTACGATCTGGAAATGGCCAGCAAGGTTGGTATGCCATCCATTGGTGTCAGTTATGGAGCGCATGCGCCGGAGCGCTTGCTTCGCTGGTCGCCTCTGCGGGTGGTGGATCAGTTTGCTGAGCTGGTGGCATACCTTGAGGCGTCGCGATCAAGGTAA
- the rluC gene encoding 23S rRNA pseudouridine(955/2504/2580) synthase RluC, with protein MTSDGVVNPAVRFVTVSADFAGQRLDNFLMRELKGVPKSKIYNILRRGEVRVNKSRAKPAYKLVAGDVLRIPPVRLAVREEAPVPKGLGEEIRDAVLYEDAGLMVINKPSGLAVHGGSGVSLGLIESLRQLYPQERHLELVHRLDRDTSGCVMVSKKRSVLKELHSLLQKRHAVDKRYLALVAGSWPVRKQQVNVRVQKNVLQSGERMVRAGLEGKPSLTEYRVIERIPGATLVEAKPITGRTHQIRVHCQYAGYPILGDEKYGDDELNRRFRDRGLRRLFLHAHSLSFELGGRKISVTAPLPADLQAILEEKGADAADF; from the coding sequence GTGACGTCAGACGGAGTGGTCAACCCCGCCGTTCGCTTTGTAACCGTTAGTGCAGATTTCGCCGGTCAGCGATTGGATAATTTCTTGATGAGGGAGTTAAAAGGCGTCCCTAAGTCAAAGATTTATAACATTTTGCGGCGAGGAGAGGTGCGGGTTAACAAGTCTCGAGCCAAGCCTGCGTACAAGCTTGTTGCGGGAGATGTGTTGCGTATTCCTCCTGTGCGTCTGGCGGTTCGTGAGGAGGCGCCGGTGCCCAAGGGCTTGGGCGAAGAGATTCGCGACGCCGTGCTGTACGAAGATGCTGGCTTGATGGTTATCAATAAGCCCTCTGGCTTGGCTGTTCACGGTGGCAGCGGTGTTTCGCTGGGCCTAATAGAGTCGCTGCGGCAGCTGTATCCGCAAGAGCGCCACCTGGAGTTGGTGCATCGCCTTGATCGAGATACGTCTGGCTGTGTAATGGTTTCTAAGAAGCGCTCAGTTCTCAAAGAGTTACATTCTCTTCTTCAGAAAAGGCATGCGGTTGATAAGCGCTATCTGGCGCTGGTGGCGGGAAGTTGGCCAGTCCGTAAGCAGCAGGTTAATGTGCGCGTGCAGAAGAATGTGCTGCAATCCGGTGAGCGTATGGTGCGTGCGGGTCTGGAAGGTAAGCCGTCGTTGACCGAGTACCGTGTAATTGAGCGTATTCCCGGGGCGACGCTGGTAGAGGCCAAGCCGATTACTGGGCGAACCCATCAAATTCGTGTGCATTGTCAGTATGCGGGTTACCCGATTCTTGGTGATGAGAAATACGGTGATGACGAGTTGAACCGGCGTTTTCGAGATAGGGGGCTTCGCCGCCTATTTTTGCATGCCCACTCGTTGTCATTTGAGTTGGGTGGGCGAAAAATTTCGGTGACCGCGCCGCTTCCGGCAGATTTGCAAGCCATTTTGGAGGAGAAGGGCGCAGATGCTGCTGATTTTTGA